Proteins from one Ramlibacter sp. PS4R-6 genomic window:
- a CDS encoding organic hydroperoxide resistance protein, which translates to MNKLDKVLYTGRAHTTGGRDGQSRSDDGKLEVKLSPPGQGTGTNPEQMFAAGYSACYIGAMKAVAGKMKLQLPQDLAVDAEVDLGPIKEGAAYGIAARLNVSLPGMDRAQAQQLVDAAHQVCPYSNATRGNIDVQINLV; encoded by the coding sequence ATGAACAAGCTCGACAAAGTCCTGTACACCGGCCGCGCCCACACCACCGGCGGCCGCGACGGCCAGTCGCGTTCCGACGACGGCAAGCTCGAAGTGAAGCTGTCGCCCCCCGGCCAGGGCACGGGCACCAACCCCGAGCAGATGTTCGCCGCCGGCTATTCCGCCTGCTACATCGGCGCGATGAAGGCCGTCGCCGGCAAGATGAAGCTGCAGCTGCCGCAGGACCTCGCGGTGGACGCCGAAGTGGACCTGGGCCCGATCAAGGAAGGCGCCGCCTACGGCATCGCCGCCCGCCTGAACGTGTCGCTGCCCGGCATGGACCGCGCGCAAGCGCAACAGCTCGTGGACGCCGCGCACCAGGTGTGCCCGTACTCCAACGCCACGCGCGGCAACATCGACGTGCAGATCAACCTGGTCTAA
- a CDS encoding MarR family winged helix-turn-helix transcriptional regulator produces MPAKHPTADEMLHLDNQVCFALYSASLAMTKLYKPLLEEVGLTYPQYLAMLVLWEKDGLMVSEIGERLSLDSGTLTPLLKRLEAAGLVARVRDVQDERRVHITLTAAGRRLKQRAQKIPGCILEASQCSLPEVVRLTRELRGLRERLAA; encoded by the coding sequence ATGCCAGCGAAACACCCCACCGCCGACGAGATGCTGCACCTGGACAACCAGGTCTGCTTCGCGCTCTATTCCGCCTCGCTGGCGATGACCAAGCTCTACAAGCCGCTGCTGGAAGAGGTGGGCCTGACCTACCCCCAGTACCTCGCCATGCTCGTGCTGTGGGAAAAGGACGGCCTCATGGTGTCCGAGATCGGCGAGCGCCTGTCGCTGGATTCGGGCACGCTCACGCCGCTGCTCAAGCGCCTCGAGGCCGCCGGCCTGGTGGCGCGCGTGCGCGACGTGCAGGACGAGCGCCGTGTGCACATCACGCTCACCGCAGCGGGCCGCCGCCTGAAGCAACGCGCCCAGAAGATCCCGGGCTGCATCCTCGAAGCCTCCCAGTGTTCCCTGCCGGAAGTCGTCCGCCTCACGCGCGAGCTGCGCGGGTTGCGCGAGAGACTCGCGGCCTGA
- a CDS encoding VOC family protein, with translation MLSEASVTTMLPVRDLDRARAFYEGRLGLKPAGLKPDGKFVYKVGGTTLALFPKPEGTKADHTAISFQVADIAASIEQLKRAGVTFEDYDFPGLKTVNHVCVLGAEKAAWFKDTEGNYLCLHEDLPGA, from the coding sequence ATGTTGTCCGAAGCCTCCGTCACCACCATGCTGCCGGTCAGGGACCTCGACCGTGCGCGCGCCTTCTACGAGGGGCGCCTCGGCCTGAAGCCGGCCGGGCTCAAGCCCGACGGCAAGTTCGTCTACAAGGTGGGCGGCACCACGCTGGCGCTGTTCCCCAAGCCGGAAGGCACCAAGGCCGACCACACGGCCATCAGCTTCCAGGTCGCGGACATCGCCGCCAGCATCGAGCAGCTCAAGCGCGCGGGCGTGACGTTCGAGGACTACGACTTCCCGGGGCTGAAGACGGTGAACCACGTCTGCGTGCTCGGCGCCGAGAAAGCCGCGTGGTTCAAGGACACCGAGGGCAACTACCTCTGCCTGCACGAGGACCTGCCGGGGGCGTAG
- the ppc gene encoding phosphoenolpyruvate carboxylase, with amino-acid sequence MAFDDSERTAGQAVRVPRTRSADERPLVEDIRLLGRILGDVIREQEGVEAYELIERVRKLSVAFRRDADHEADRALKALLKSLSSEQTVSVIRAFTYFSHLANLAEDRHHIRRRSIHERAGDQQEGSIEVALARLRWAGIGAKPVSQLLARSYLSPVLTAHPTEVQRKSILDAERDIAHLLTMRDEIKARAIPKDALAPRELAANEAHMRARVLQLWQTRLLRFTKLTVADEIENALSYYEATFLREIPKLYAHLERELGSQPVASFLRMGQWIGGDRDGNPNVTAQTLEYALRRQAEVALRHFLTEVHFLGQELSQSALLVAVSPDMRALADRSPDLNEHRLDEPYRRALTGMYSRLAATLKDLTGGDAARHAVPPQDPYTGPAEFLADLRTIEASLLANHGGPLVQQRLHPLIRAVEVFGFHLATVDLRQSSDQHELVVAELLSVARIEANYAKLDETARRELLVRLLCDARPLRVMGAAYSELAKKELAIFEMALAMRSRLGAQAIRHYIISHTEDVSDLLEVLLLQKEAGLMRGTLDDDAQAQLIVVPLFETIEDLRNAARIMREFYRLPGVARLVQRSGAEQDIMLGYSDSNKDGGIFTSNWELYRAGTALVNLFEQLANSHNIQLRMFHGRGGTVGRGGGPSYQAILAQPPGTVRGQIRLTEQGEVIGSKYANPEIGRRNLETLVAATLEASLLQPSKPAPKEFIAAAEALSQASMKAYRALVYETPGFTDYFFGSTPIREIAELNIGSRPASRKSSHRIEDLRAIPWSFSWGQCRLTLPGWYGFGSAVESFLAQDKRNQLALLQRMYRNWPFLKALLSNIDMVLAKSDLALASRYAELVGDAKLRKRIFATIEAEWHRTVEALNAITGERQRLAGNAALARSIRHRFPYIDPLHHLQVELVRRHREGELDERARRGMHISINGIAAGLRNTG; translated from the coding sequence ATGGCGTTCGACGACTCTGAGCGCACGGCCGGCCAGGCCGTGCGCGTGCCGCGGACGCGGTCGGCCGACGAGCGCCCGCTGGTGGAAGACATCCGCCTGCTGGGCCGCATCCTGGGCGACGTGATCCGCGAGCAGGAGGGCGTGGAGGCGTACGAGCTGATCGAACGGGTGCGCAAGCTCTCGGTCGCCTTTCGCCGCGATGCGGACCACGAGGCCGACCGGGCACTGAAGGCGCTGCTCAAGTCGCTGTCGAGCGAGCAGACGGTCAGCGTGATCCGTGCGTTCACCTACTTCTCGCACCTGGCCAACCTGGCGGAGGACCGCCACCACATCCGCCGCCGCTCGATCCACGAGCGCGCGGGCGACCAGCAGGAAGGCAGCATCGAGGTGGCGCTGGCGCGCCTGCGCTGGGCCGGCATCGGCGCGAAACCCGTGTCGCAGTTGCTCGCCAGGAGCTACCTTTCGCCGGTGCTCACGGCCCACCCGACCGAGGTGCAGCGCAAGAGCATCCTCGATGCGGAGCGCGACATTGCGCACCTGCTCACGATGCGCGACGAGATCAAGGCGCGGGCCATTCCCAAGGATGCGCTGGCGCCGCGCGAGCTCGCGGCCAACGAAGCGCACATGCGCGCGCGGGTGCTGCAGCTGTGGCAGACGCGCTTGCTGCGCTTCACCAAGCTCACGGTGGCCGACGAAATCGAGAACGCGCTGTCGTATTACGAGGCGACGTTCCTGCGCGAAATCCCGAAGCTCTACGCGCATCTCGAACGAGAACTCGGCTCGCAGCCCGTGGCTTCCTTCCTGCGCATGGGCCAGTGGATCGGGGGCGACCGCGACGGCAACCCGAACGTGACGGCGCAGACGCTGGAGTACGCCTTGCGCCGCCAAGCGGAGGTGGCGCTTCGGCATTTCCTCACCGAAGTGCACTTCCTCGGGCAGGAGCTGTCGCAATCGGCGCTGCTGGTGGCCGTGTCGCCGGACATGCGGGCGCTGGCCGACCGCTCGCCCGACCTGAACGAACACCGGCTGGACGAGCCCTACCGGCGGGCGCTCACGGGCATGTACTCGCGCCTGGCCGCGACGCTCAAGGACCTGACGGGCGGCGATGCGGCGCGCCACGCCGTGCCGCCGCAGGATCCGTACACGGGCCCGGCCGAATTCCTGGCGGACCTGCGCACCATCGAGGCCTCGCTCCTCGCGAACCATGGGGGGCCGTTGGTGCAGCAGCGCTTGCATCCGCTCATTCGCGCCGTCGAGGTCTTCGGCTTCCACTTGGCGACCGTCGACCTGCGCCAGAGCTCCGACCAGCATGAGTTGGTGGTTGCTGAATTGCTGTCGGTGGCCCGCATCGAGGCGAACTACGCCAAGCTCGATGAAACCGCCCGGCGCGAGCTGCTGGTGCGCCTGCTGTGCGACGCGCGCCCCTTGCGCGTGATGGGCGCAGCCTACAGCGAGCTGGCCAAGAAGGAGCTGGCCATCTTCGAGATGGCCCTGGCGATGCGCTCGCGCCTGGGCGCGCAGGCGATCCGCCACTACATCATCAGCCACACCGAGGACGTCTCGGACCTGCTCGAAGTCCTCTTGCTGCAAAAGGAAGCGGGCCTGATGCGCGGCACGCTCGATGACGACGCGCAGGCGCAGCTGATCGTCGTGCCCCTGTTCGAAACCATCGAGGACCTGCGAAACGCCGCGCGCATCATGCGCGAGTTCTACCGGCTGCCGGGCGTGGCTCGCCTGGTGCAGCGCTCGGGCGCCGAGCAGGACATCATGCTGGGCTACAGCGACTCCAACAAGGACGGGGGCATCTTCACCAGCAACTGGGAGCTGTACCGCGCGGGCACCGCCTTGGTCAACCTGTTCGAGCAACTGGCCAACAGCCACAACATCCAGCTGCGCATGTTCCACGGCCGCGGTGGCACCGTGGGCCGAGGCGGCGGCCCCAGCTACCAGGCCATCCTCGCGCAGCCGCCCGGCACCGTGCGCGGGCAGATCCGCCTCACGGAGCAGGGCGAGGTGATCGGCTCCAAGTACGCCAATCCGGAGATCGGCCGCCGAAACCTGGAGACGCTGGTCGCCGCCACGCTCGAAGCGAGTCTCTTGCAACCGAGCAAGCCGGCACCGAAGGAATTCATCGCCGCGGCCGAAGCGCTCTCGCAAGCGAGCATGAAGGCCTACCGGGCCCTGGTGTACGAAACCCCCGGCTTCACGGATTACTTCTTCGGCTCGACTCCCATCCGCGAGATCGCCGAGCTGAACATCGGCTCGCGCCCGGCCTCGCGCAAGTCCAGCCACAGGATCGAGGACCTGCGCGCCATCCCCTGGAGCTTCAGCTGGGGCCAGTGCCGCCTGACGCTGCCGGGCTGGTACGGGTTCGGTTCGGCCGTGGAGTCCTTCCTCGCCCAGGACAAGCGCAACCAACTGGCCTTGCTGCAGCGCATGTACCGCAACTGGCCGTTCCTCAAGGCGCTGCTGTCCAACATCGACATGGTGCTGGCCAAGAGCGACCTCGCCCTGGCCTCGCGCTACGCCGAGCTCGTGGGCGATGCGAAGCTGAGAAAGCGCATCTTCGCCACCATCGAGGCGGAGTGGCACCGCACGGTGGAAGCGCTCAACGCCATCACCGGCGAGAGGCAACGCCTGGCGGGCAACGCCGCGCTGGCGCGCTCCATCCGCCACCGTTTCCCCTACATCGACCCGCTACACCACCTGCAGGTGGAATTGGTGCGCCGCCACAGGGAAGGCGAATTGGACGAGCGGGCGCGGCGAGGGATGCACATCTCCATCAACGGCATCGCGGCGGGCTTGCGCAACACCGGCTGA
- a CDS encoding ABC transporter substrate-binding protein has product MLNRRKALALACASGLSFPTLALAAAKKAAGDGVLRLGQSTSLSGANGAVGRQFRDAALGWFEGVNAEGGVNGMKMELVTLDDGGVVERAMTNTKLLTASHGAIGFFGFAGPGANREGMQAALAEGVPFIAPVSGMDVLRQKTNANVYLLRAGHRDEIRQIIRHTSSIGIDRVALLFEYESAGWEIRDSFAQAAEANKLASAQFSSVSRGSADVSAAVPVLVASKPQAIVLAANTAASAAFVKAARKAGYGGSFYTVSTVGGQSLVDQLGSQAVGISVAQVVPFPWSGGTAISREFIAFAAARNITPDFASMEGYVAARWLTESLKRAKTKEATPAALATAIEQMPPMNLGGFPLAFSAETRSASSFVELTVVSSSLKFLK; this is encoded by the coding sequence ATGTTGAACCGAAGAAAGGCCCTCGCACTGGCCTGTGCGTCCGGCCTGTCGTTCCCCACCCTGGCTTTGGCGGCCGCGAAGAAAGCGGCCGGCGACGGCGTCCTGCGCCTGGGCCAATCCACGTCGCTCAGCGGCGCGAACGGCGCCGTCGGCCGCCAGTTCCGCGACGCGGCGCTGGGCTGGTTCGAGGGCGTCAACGCCGAGGGCGGCGTCAACGGCATGAAGATGGAGCTGGTCACGCTGGACGACGGCGGCGTCGTCGAACGCGCGATGACCAACACCAAGCTGCTCACGGCGAGCCACGGCGCCATCGGCTTCTTCGGCTTCGCGGGGCCGGGCGCCAACCGCGAAGGCATGCAGGCCGCGCTGGCCGAAGGCGTGCCGTTCATCGCGCCCGTGAGCGGCATGGACGTGCTGCGCCAGAAGACCAACGCCAACGTGTACCTGCTGCGCGCCGGGCACAGGGACGAGATCCGGCAGATCATCCGCCACACCAGCTCGATCGGCATCGACCGCGTCGCGCTGCTGTTCGAGTACGAATCGGCCGGCTGGGAGATCCGGGATTCGTTCGCGCAGGCCGCCGAGGCGAACAAGCTCGCGAGCGCCCAGTTCTCCAGCGTGTCGCGCGGCAGCGCCGACGTGAGCGCGGCCGTGCCGGTGCTGGTGGCCTCCAAGCCGCAGGCCATCGTGCTGGCCGCCAACACCGCCGCGAGCGCCGCGTTCGTGAAGGCCGCGCGCAAAGCGGGATACGGCGGCAGCTTCTACACGGTGTCCACCGTCGGCGGCCAGTCGCTGGTCGACCAGCTCGGCTCGCAGGCCGTCGGCATCTCGGTGGCGCAGGTCGTGCCCTTCCCGTGGAGCGGCGGCACGGCGATCTCGCGGGAGTTCATCGCGTTCGCCGCCGCGCGGAACATCACGCCCGACTTCGCGAGCATGGAAGGCTACGTGGCGGCGCGCTGGCTCACCGAGTCGCTCAAGCGCGCGAAGACGAAGGAGGCGACGCCCGCAGCGCTGGCCACCGCCATCGAGCAGATGCCGCCGATGAACCTGGGCGGCTTCCCGCTCGCATTCAGCGCCGAGACGCGCAGCGCCTCGTCGTTCGTGGAGTTGACGGTCGTCTCGAGCTCGCTGAAATTCCTGAAGTGA
- the dhaK gene encoding dihydroxyacetone kinase subunit DhaK yields MKKFVNDVDSLLQEALQGLAAAHADVLQLHLEPTFVSRKVHAKKKVALISGGGAGHEPLHCGFIGKGMLDAACPGQVFTSPTPDQMLAAAESVGSGQGVLFIVKNYAGDVMNFQMAAEMMGQPCATVLVNDDVAVERSTHTTGRRGVAGTLMVEKLVGAAAEMGASLDQCKALGDRVNSRTASMGVAFTSCTVPAAGRPTFDIAEDEMEFGVGIHGEPGRRRGKVRPAQELVDELMAAILGDLKPAAGTEVLLHVNGFGGTPLIEQYLLYHCAQQVLEKQGLKIARSLVGNYTTALEMAGASLTVTLLDEEMKSLWDAPVHTASLRW; encoded by the coding sequence ATGAAGAAGTTCGTCAACGACGTCGACTCGCTGCTGCAGGAGGCGCTGCAGGGCCTGGCCGCCGCGCACGCGGACGTGCTGCAGCTGCACCTGGAGCCCACCTTCGTCAGCCGCAAGGTCCATGCGAAGAAGAAGGTCGCGCTGATTTCCGGCGGCGGCGCGGGCCACGAGCCGCTGCATTGCGGTTTCATCGGCAAGGGCATGCTCGATGCGGCTTGCCCCGGCCAGGTCTTCACCTCGCCCACGCCCGACCAGATGCTGGCCGCGGCGGAGAGCGTGGGCTCGGGCCAGGGCGTCCTCTTCATCGTGAAGAACTACGCCGGCGACGTCATGAACTTCCAGATGGCCGCCGAGATGATGGGCCAGCCCTGCGCCACGGTGCTGGTCAACGACGACGTCGCGGTGGAGCGATCCACGCACACCACGGGCCGTCGCGGCGTGGCCGGCACGCTGATGGTCGAAAAGCTCGTCGGCGCCGCCGCCGAGATGGGCGCGAGCCTGGACCAGTGCAAGGCGCTGGGCGACCGCGTCAATTCGCGCACCGCCTCGATGGGCGTCGCCTTCACGAGCTGCACGGTGCCGGCCGCGGGCCGCCCGACGTTCGACATCGCCGAGGACGAGATGGAGTTCGGCGTGGGCATCCATGGCGAGCCCGGCCGCCGCCGCGGCAAGGTGCGCCCGGCGCAGGAGCTGGTCGACGAGCTGATGGCCGCGATCCTGGGCGACCTGAAGCCCGCGGCAGGCACCGAAGTGCTGCTGCACGTGAACGGCTTCGGCGGCACGCCGCTGATTGAGCAGTACCTGCTGTACCACTGCGCGCAGCAGGTGCTGGAGAAGCAGGGCTTGAAGATCGCGCGGTCGCTGGTGGGCAACTACACGACCGCACTGGAAATGGCCGGCGCGTCGCTGACCGTGACGCTGCTGGACGAGGAAATGAAATCGCTGTGGGATGCGCCTGTGCACACAGCATCGCTTCGCTGGTAG
- the dhaL gene encoding dihydroxyacetone kinase subunit DhaL — MNTQDIVSAVEAVKAAILANEEHIESLDRAIGDGDHFINVRRGSEAIVAMKNELLQHPPAEAFKRIGMKLLSTIGGASGPLIGSFFISMGRELEGFPEPNAKQFAAALAAGVDAIKSRGKADVGEKTMLDVLIPTSRLLVRMAGEGSDRETLCAKLKQEAEFNMLATRDMIATKGRAHFLGERALGHIDPGAKTSQVAVFAVCDMLTEGAVR, encoded by the coding sequence ATGAATACACAGGACATTGTCAGCGCGGTGGAAGCCGTGAAAGCCGCGATCCTCGCCAACGAGGAGCACATCGAGTCGCTCGACCGGGCGATCGGCGACGGCGACCACTTCATCAACGTGCGCCGCGGCAGCGAAGCCATCGTCGCGATGAAGAACGAGCTGCTGCAACACCCGCCGGCCGAGGCCTTCAAGCGGATCGGCATGAAGCTGCTCTCGACCATCGGCGGCGCCTCCGGCCCGCTGATCGGCAGCTTCTTCATCTCCATGGGCCGCGAGCTCGAGGGCTTCCCGGAACCCAACGCCAAGCAGTTCGCCGCCGCGCTCGCCGCAGGCGTCGATGCGATCAAGTCGCGCGGCAAGGCCGACGTGGGCGAGAAGACGATGCTCGACGTGCTGATCCCGACATCGCGCCTGCTGGTGCGCATGGCCGGCGAGGGCAGCGACCGCGAGACGCTGTGCGCCAAGCTGAAGCAGGAAGCCGAGTTCAACATGCTCGCCACGCGCGACATGATCGCCACGAAGGGCCGCGCGCACTTCCTCGGCGAGCGCGCCCTCGGCCACATCGATCCGGGCGCGAAGACGAGCCAAGTCGCCGTCTTCGCCGTGTGCGACATGCTCACCGAAGGGGCCGTGCGATGA
- a CDS encoding ABC transporter ATP-binding protein encodes MASITLNGIRKTFGATVALDGIALDVKDGEFFVLLGPSGAGKTTTLRVIAGLEQPELGTVAMDGEDATALPPALRDCSFVFQQYSLYPHLSVYDNMAFPLRAPMRRVAEDEIARRIARVAATLHIESKLERKPTQLSGGEMQRVAIGRALVRKPRVFLMDEPLSSLDAKLREELRVELKRVQKENGATVIYVTHDQVEATTLADRIAILEEGRILQVGTPQEIYAAPGSLHVAQRLGSPQVNVLPAGWFKGQYPTAVANVAIRPEDVEVEPQGEAFECTVVESSLLKHHVICEYAGVEVRARFNRDTAPAPQSRIRLRFPPQHRLLFDGAGRRVAA; translated from the coding sequence ATGGCTAGCATCACCCTCAACGGCATCCGCAAGACCTTCGGCGCCACCGTCGCCCTCGACGGCATCGCGCTGGACGTGAAGGACGGCGAATTCTTCGTGCTGCTGGGCCCCAGCGGCGCCGGCAAGACCACCACGCTGCGCGTCATCGCCGGCCTGGAGCAGCCCGAACTGGGCACGGTCGCGATGGACGGCGAGGACGCCACCGCCCTGCCGCCGGCGCTGCGCGACTGCTCCTTCGTCTTCCAGCAGTACTCGCTGTACCCGCACCTGAGCGTGTACGACAACATGGCCTTCCCGCTGCGCGCGCCGATGCGCCGCGTGGCCGAGGATGAAATCGCCCGCCGCATCGCGCGCGTGGCCGCCACGCTGCACATCGAGAGCAAGCTCGAGCGCAAGCCGACGCAGCTGTCGGGCGGCGAGATGCAGCGCGTGGCCATCGGCCGTGCGCTGGTGCGCAAGCCCCGCGTGTTCCTGATGGACGAGCCGCTGTCGTCGCTGGACGCCAAGCTGCGCGAGGAGCTGCGCGTGGAACTCAAGCGCGTGCAGAAGGAAAACGGCGCCACCGTGATCTACGTGACGCACGACCAGGTGGAAGCCACCACGCTGGCCGACCGCATCGCCATCCTGGAAGAAGGCCGCATCCTGCAGGTGGGCACGCCGCAGGAGATCTATGCCGCGCCCGGCTCGCTGCACGTCGCGCAGCGCCTGGGCTCGCCGCAGGTCAACGTGCTGCCGGCGGGCTGGTTCAAGGGCCAGTACCCGACGGCGGTCGCGAACGTCGCCATCCGCCCCGAGGACGTCGAGGTCGAGCCCCAGGGCGAGGCCTTCGAATGCACGGTGGTCGAGTCGTCGCTGCTCAAGCACCACGTCATCTGCGAATACGCGGGCGTGGAAGTGCGGGCGCGTTTCAACCGCGACACGGCGCCCGCTCCCCAATCGCGCATCCGGCTGCGCTTTCCGCCGCAGCACCGGCTGCTTTTCGACGGCGCGGGCCGGCGCGTCGCCGCTTGA
- a CDS encoding ABC transporter ATP-binding protein — MAEIRIRNLQKRFADFTAVKDSSLVLEDGKFVVLLGPSGCGKTTTLRMIAGLEYPTAGEITLDGDDVTYLRPRERDIAMCFQLFALYPHLGVRGNLEFPLRNEGVARAEIDRRVNEVASILRIEHLLGSSVTGLAGGDRQRVALGRAIVRQPKAFLMDEPLGTLDAEFRELMCVELRKLHDKLKTTTVFVTHDQNEAMALADHIVVMNQGEVLQADDPNGIYNFPSCLFVAKFIGRPPMNLVQAQAAVAKGDTQVRIAGRNIAVPRIEAPSPRVIFGIRPEYVRLRGADEGCLGGKVQHVEYFGSHWVVEVQTEAGAIKVLADKSARPEEGVQVGLDFDTQHVVLFDAATELLLQSATTIAHQPSMRHG; from the coding sequence ATGGCCGAGATCCGCATCCGCAACCTGCAGAAGCGCTTCGCCGACTTCACGGCGGTGAAGGACTCCTCGCTGGTCCTCGAAGACGGCAAGTTCGTCGTGCTGCTCGGCCCGTCGGGCTGCGGCAAGACGACCACGCTGCGCATGATCGCCGGCCTGGAATACCCGACCGCCGGCGAGATCACGCTGGACGGCGACGACGTCACCTACCTGCGCCCCCGCGAGCGCGACATCGCGATGTGCTTCCAGCTCTTCGCGCTGTACCCGCACCTGGGCGTGCGGGGCAACCTTGAATTCCCGCTGCGCAACGAAGGCGTGGCCCGTGCAGAGATCGACCGCCGCGTCAACGAGGTGGCTTCGATCCTGCGTATCGAGCACTTGCTCGGCTCCAGCGTCACCGGGCTTGCCGGTGGGGACAGGCAACGCGTGGCGCTGGGCCGTGCAATCGTGCGTCAACCCAAGGCTTTCCTGATGGACGAGCCCCTGGGGACGCTCGACGCGGAGTTCCGCGAACTGATGTGCGTGGAGCTGCGCAAGCTGCACGACAAGCTGAAGACCACCACCGTGTTCGTCACGCACGACCAGAACGAGGCGATGGCGCTGGCCGACCACATCGTGGTGATGAACCAGGGCGAGGTACTGCAGGCCGACGACCCGAACGGCATCTACAACTTCCCGTCCTGCCTGTTCGTCGCGAAGTTCATCGGCCGCCCGCCGATGAACCTGGTGCAGGCGCAGGCCGCCGTCGCCAAGGGCGACACCCAGGTGCGCATCGCCGGCCGCAACATAGCCGTGCCGCGCATCGAGGCGCCGTCGCCGCGCGTGATCTTCGGCATCCGCCCCGAGTACGTGCGCCTGCGCGGCGCCGACGAAGGCTGCCTGGGCGGCAAGGTGCAGCACGTCGAGTACTTCGGCTCGCACTGGGTCGTCGAGGTGCAGACCGAAGCCGGCGCCATCAAGGTGCTCGCCGACAAGTCGGCGCGGCCCGAGGAGGGCGTGCAGGTCGGGCTGGACTTCGACACGCAGCACGTCGTGCTGTTCGACGCCGCCACCGAGCTCCTGCTGCAAAGCGCCACCACCATCGCCCACCAACCGAGCATGCGCCATGGCTAG
- a CDS encoding carbohydrate ABC transporter permease produces MRAAPHSPLEATSASKWFAGSVVIAYAVLSLIPLVWIFMTSFRTPNDAIAYPPKVITQPSLIGYVNLFTTRSRVGADELAALPPATTWYESLVRDQQMILAGPSRFKDRYINSLAIGFGSTLLSVVLGTLAAYAFSRFRVPAKSDLLFFILSTRMMPPIAIAIPVYLMYRQLGLNDTYTGLILLYTVVNLSLAVWLLQGFMDEIPREYEEAAMVDGYTRWQAFLKVVLPQAATGIATTAIFCLIFAWNEYAFALLLTSGTAQTSPPFIPTIIGEGGLDWPAMAAGTTLFLLPVLVFTVLLRKHLLRGVTFGAIRK; encoded by the coding sequence ATGAGAGCCGCCCCCCACAGCCCGCTCGAGGCGACGAGCGCATCCAAATGGTTCGCCGGTTCCGTGGTCATCGCGTATGCGGTGCTGTCGTTGATCCCGCTGGTGTGGATCTTCATGACCAGCTTCCGCACGCCCAACGATGCGATCGCGTACCCGCCCAAGGTGATCACGCAGCCGTCGCTGATCGGCTACGTCAACCTGTTCACGACGCGCTCGCGCGTCGGCGCCGACGAGCTCGCGGCATTGCCGCCGGCCACGACCTGGTACGAAAGCCTGGTGCGCGACCAGCAGATGATCCTGGCCGGCCCGTCGCGCTTCAAGGACCGCTACATCAACTCGCTGGCGATCGGCTTCGGCTCGACGCTGCTGTCGGTGGTCCTGGGCACGCTCGCGGCCTATGCGTTCTCGCGGTTCCGCGTGCCCGCCAAGTCGGACTTGCTGTTCTTCATCCTGTCGACGCGGATGATGCCGCCCATCGCGATCGCGATCCCGGTGTACCTGATGTACCGGCAGCTCGGGCTGAACGACACGTACACCGGCCTGATCCTGCTCTACACGGTGGTGAACCTGTCGCTCGCGGTGTGGCTGCTGCAAGGCTTCATGGACGAGATCCCGCGCGAGTACGAGGAGGCCGCCATGGTCGACGGGTACACGCGTTGGCAAGCCTTCCTGAAGGTGGTGCTGCCCCAGGCCGCCACCGGCATCGCGACCACGGCCATCTTCTGCCTGATCTTCGCGTGGAACGAGTACGCCTTCGCCCTGCTGCTCACGAGCGGCACCGCGCAGACGTCCCCGCCCTTCATTCCCACCATCATCGGCGAGGGCGGCCTCGACTGGCCCGCCATGGCGGCTGGCACGACGCTGTTCCTGCTGCCGGTGCTGGTGTTCACCGTGCTGCTGCGCAAGCACCTGCTGCGTGGCGTCACCTTCGGAGCGATCCGCAAATGA